In the genome of Theropithecus gelada isolate Dixy chromosome 19, Tgel_1.0, whole genome shotgun sequence, the window tttttgagacggagttttgctcttgttgcccaggctggagtgcaatggggcgatctcggctcaccgcaacctccacctcccgggttcaagcgattttcctgcctcagtctcccgagtagctgggattacaggcatgcgccacaacaccagctaatttcttgtatttttagttgagacggggtttcaccatgttggccaggctggtctccaactcccgacctcaggtgatccgccctccctggcctcccaaagtgctgggattacaggcgtgagccatcgcgccccgCCTGGTTCTTACCCTTGCTAATGGCCCTGGCACCACCATCACTCACGAACTCACCCAGAGAACCACGCACACAACAGCAGTAACCTCCAAGCGTGCACGCGGTTCTGCAGACAGGCACGCATTGCCTCCACAGGCGCAGCTGACAGTACAGCTCTGTCTCCAGGTACACACGCTCACCAGGTACATACGCTCCTGGGCAGCCTTGCGGGATCGCACACCCTCATCCACAGTGTCTCAGTGCACGCAAAGATGCCGTGTTTGCATAGATGTTCAGACTGCCACATACTCTtctgcacacaggcacacacctcaAGTCGGTCACCTAGCACCCATCTCCCAGAGACAGTCATCCCTGCACCCTCTATCCCTCCAGGCAGAGACAGAAACTACAGATACACAGCTGCACCATCACACATACCGTAGTATTTACACCacctcacacagacacacacagtcaTGTACAGTCACCCCTACATAGAGCTTCAGGTAGTCACAAGATCACAAATACAGGCACCCATAATGTCGCACTTAGCCACAATCACATAATCGCCTGCAAGCACACAGTCACACATTTCCATGGTGATGACCGCTTTTGTTGCACGAAATCCCAGGACCTCAGGGACAGGAACTGCAGATCCCTGCAGTCATACACAAAGCCAAGTCACCACACACAGCCAAACACACAGTAAACACCCCCAGTGCCACATGCATTCACCCACATCACTGTGGAGCCACACACAATCTTAAATGCACACACAATCACAAAACCACACATACAGCCTCCAAGGGTCAGTGCCACCTGCCGCACAGGCACTTGATATGGGAAAAGGCATccccctccccaacacacaccgTGGCTGTCACAGGGCCACATACAATCGCACACCACAAATACAGACCGAGACTCCCATTCACCCAGTCCCGGAGTCACACCCAGGCTCACACAGTTCCCCAGGGGACAGGCACTCTAGTGATGCAGAGACAGTCCTCCCTATCCCACGCCCCCCCCACCCCAGAGTTCTGGTTACCTGTAACCCCCAGAAGCAAGGCTGTGATCAGAGCACAGAGCGCCCACATCCAGGGGGTTCTTGCTGTAGCCATGGCCGCTGCACCTGGATGGGGGATGTCAGACggttgggaggcccaggcgatCCCGGGAGCCCTTAACTcacttccccttcctcccctacCTTATTTCCCCTGGTAGAGAGGAAGCACAAGGACGCTGTGCCGCCATCAGCACTGTGCTGAGACCCAGGCACTGTGGAATTCAGAAGATAGGAATCTAGCAACCTCCAGACGGGGCGAggagggaagacagagaaagatgtGGGTGCAGGATGCACAGACacctctccttccctgcctgcTGAGCCACCCTCCCCAGGTCTCACCTGCCCTGTCCCCCAGGTAGGGGGTGGCGGATTCGCTTCCAGTTCAGCCGCGGATTTCTCAGGCCTGCACCTTCCTGGCCACCGcctcctcctgggctctgggCACCAGGCCTGAGTTATAACCACCCACTGCTCCCTGGGGCACATTCCCGGGCCATGAGGTGCCTATTGGGCCTTAGCAATCGCTCCTCCTGCTCCCCCCATTTCCACCCCCAGAGCACCCCCCACCCCGTCCCAAATACCACTCCCTACCTCCCTGGCTCGGAGGATGGGGAGGGGTCTCCAGAAGCCAGACcagccccttccctgcctcccccagccTTAGGGATCTGGCTTCTCACCAACTCTGTGTCACTGTTCCTGGCGCCTGGATTGCTTGCTTTCTTCTCTGCGTTTTGCTCATTCCACCACTGTCTGTTCCCGCTCAATACTCCTCTTTCCAtctttgtctctgttttctttttttcttcttcttttttttttttcagagtcttcttCCATTGCTCTGTGGTTCTCCCAGGGCTGTCTTTTTGAGTCTCTCTCAATATCTCGTGtctctctccaccccacccctctctctttctgtctctccctctcgcctctctgtctctctctctctctctctctctgtctctctctctctctctctctcctgtcttaGGAGCCTTGTTTCTCTCTCCTTGGGCCACAAGTGGTGCTGTCTCCCCGTTCctcgctctctgtctctctatgcctctgtgattctctgtttttaaaggTTCTGGGTGATTTGTCAAATACACCTTAGAGTTCTCAGTCcgtttattttcctttatttcacttCTGCTCTATCTgttgacagcatttttttttttttttaggtatagCTAAGGTATAACAAActggttgtttgtttatttatttatttgagacagagtcttgctgtgtcgcccaggctggagggcagtggtgtgatctcggcccactgcaacctccgcctcctgtgtgttcaagcgactctcatgcctcagcctccggagtagctgcgattacaggtgccccacgatgcccggctgatttttttttttttttttttttttaagtagagatggggtttcaccatgttggccaggctggtcttgaactcctggcctcaagtgattcacctacctctgcctcccaaagtgctggaattacaggcatgagccaccatgcctggcccaaactgCATATTTAAAGGGTGGAGTCTGATGGCTTTAGGTACCTGTCacaccatcaccataatcaagagGATGATCATAGACACCACCCTGAAAACCGTGCTCCTGCCCCTTTGCGTGTATCTGGGACTCTCTGTTAATCTCTCTTTCTTTACACCTCTGTGTCTCCCTTTGTATCTTTCtgtatcttctcttttctctctgacttTGTGTGCCCCTGTGTCCCAGGCTCTCTGtgtgttttctctgtgtttctgtatttgtattattctgtctctctctcttccccaccccttcctccttccttgtctttctgcctccctctccctgcatTTTGGGCAGGGAAGACTCAAGCCACTTTGCACAGGGAGCCCTCAACTCCTTCTCTTGCCTTCACTCTGGGCCCAGAAAGAGGCAGGGACCCAGTCTGGGAACCCACAGGTGCCGTGGCTCGGCTGGTGTGGCCAGGCACGGGTGAGAACGTTGGGCAGGGCTACTTGTTGATGGGAAAATAGATCAAGAGGCCAGGAAAGGGGCAGATGGCTTGGTAAATGGGTACTGGGTGGGGAACCCGAAAGGTGGCTTCTCCCTCTCCACTCCTAGGCCATCTGAGGCCGCCTCTCCTGACCTTGTCTCTACGCCAGTTTTTCTTTCCGTCTGCTGCCAGCTCTTTGCATCTGTCTTCATGTCTCCTTGTCTCTGTCCTCACTAGGAAGTAAGAACTAACTAAACATTCATCTGTGATGTGCCAGACACAGGTGTCCGTGAACAATCAGACTCAGGTGTCCGTGAACAAGATGACAAAGACTCCTGAACATGCTGTCCTCTTTGAGCCCTCATTCCTTGAGGGTAAAAAACAAACGAAGCTGTgttgctcacatctgtaattctgtTAAAGGGGAGATTTTAGAGCACTCAAGACTGGTTTTAgtgcacagcaaaaaaaaccccgaaaaaacaaaaaaaaacccaaaataacaaaaacctaTTCTGAGGTCTATTTTGATTACGAGaattaatatttcattcattaaagTGACAAAaccatggccgggtgtggtggctcacgtctgtaatcccagcactttgggaggccaaggtgggtggatcacctgaggtcaggagtttgagaccagcctggccaatatggtgaaaccccgtctccactaaaaatacaaaaattagccaggcatggtggcgcatgcctgtaatcccagctcctcaggaggctgaggcaggagaattgcttcaacttgggaggtggaggttgcagtgagctgagatcacgccattgcactccagcctgggagacaagagtgaaactccatctccaaattaattaattaattaattaattaagtgaCAAAACTAGTGACCTACTTCTTCCTTAGTCTTTTAAGTTGTTTACAACCCATTTTGGTCtagataaatctttttttttcttacttttagacatctgttgcatttatttatttatttatttatttatttatttatttttattattttttttttgagacagagtctcgctctgttgccaaggctggagtgcagtggcgcaatctcggctcaatacaacctttgccttctgggttcaaacgattctcctgtctcagcctcccgcgtaactgggactacaggaggcatactggctaataatttttttgtattttagtagagacggggtttcaccatgttagccaggatggtctcgatctcctgacctcatgatccgcccacctcggcctcccaaagtgctgggattacaggtgtgagccaccgcgcctggcctatggGGTCCTTATAGTAATGTTTGGTCCTATTTACAAACTAAGTTAACTAAACACCTTCAGACATTTTAAACTACATTTCTAAAACCAACACGTTCAATCTCTTCTGGAAGTCCCTTGATTTTTAGACAACACTTCCAAAGCATTGAAATGAGTTTGTACATCTGAGTGTACAGATGTACTCATAAATACGATCCATGTTGCATTCTTTCAGATATCCCAATGCTGGATATTAACTTGGTGTAACGCCATCTTAAAAATCACAGCTCAATTATTACACATTTAAAGCTGAAGCCACAACGCTTTCCTTATAACAGGTGAAATTCTCTTAGACACACAATCACCTAAAATACCGAAAGTGTAGAgattctgcttcaaaaaaaaaaaaaaaattcatacgaAGGGTTGGATGTCTAAACCTTTTAATGCTCAGTTCCAAAACATATCAGAATTACAAGAAGACTTCAGTACAGAAGAGTGGTTAGAAGGCCAAACTGTGGCACCAGCCCCTAGCATTTAAATTCTGGTGCGGCCACCTACTAGCTGTGAGACTTTGGTCACACCATGGACCcactctgtgccttggtttccctgtctgtaaaatgggaacaataatggTATCCACCTCACAGGCTTGCAATGAGGATCaaattagttaatatatgtaaggcacaaattagttaatatatgtaCCTGGCAAGTGCTGATAAgtgtcttttaaattattattattattattgttgtcatGACTATCATTATTCTTATTATCCATTCAGAGAGCCAGTTTCAagcaggcacagtgactcacgcctgccgtcccaacactttgtgagtcCGAGatgcatggatcacttgaggtcaggagtctgagaccagcctggtcaacatggcaaaaccctgtctttcctaaaaaagaaaaatacaaaaaaaaaaaaaaattagctgggtgtggtgacacacgcctgtaatcccagctactcaggaggctgaggcaggggaactgcttgagcccgggaggcagaggctgcagtgagctgagattgtgccattgcactccagcctgggtgacagagtgaaactctgagactccgttaaaaaaaaaaaaaaaaaaacaaagaaagccaaTTTTCTCTCAATTAACTGCAGCTGATTTTGGTCTTGACCGTCATTGACTGGGTTCCTCTTGGTAACCCTGGTGAATTTCACGGCTTGTCCAGAGAAGGTTGGTTAAGGGGGGCCCAGGCCATTCACATGACTTCATAATTCCATCAGCTCACAAATCAGCCACTTCCTTCCATCACATCCCCATGATAAAatgttgcatttctttgattcttCACGTCCCCATGATAAAatgttgcatttctttgattcttAAGACAAAGATTATAGGGTCTTTCTAAAGCCCAGATCTGACCGCGTCCTTCCTTTTCTCCAGGCCCTCGGGATCGGGTCCAAATTCTTCTGCCTGGCTCTCAGTGACATCATCTTCCGCTGACCTACATTTCCGGCCACGTCATTCATTTCTCCCACCTCAAACTCCAGGCTCCACCATCCAGGACATTTCACAGGTGTCCTCACACCCCCAGGTTTTTCTACATGTTGTTCCTTCTGTGAGAATGCCACCCACCCAAACTTCTCCAAAGGGTGAACTCATATCCAGCCTTCCTTTCCAGCcctcccaggcccagccccaCCTCAACCCTCATCTTCTCTCCCTGCATCATCACCTCGacctcctccccaaccccagcctccAGTGTCTCCCTTCTGGTTCATCCTGCACATGGCCCCAGGGCTGTCCTGGCTCACAGACTTtccatggctccccagtgccctcAGAAGGTCCCAGCCTCTCACGCTGGCATCTGAGGTTCTTGGAGACCTGATCCTTGCCCTCCTCTTCCATCACCCTTAACCATGCACGGTGGTCTTCCTACCCTCCAACCTTCCTGGTTTTGCTGTGACAAAAGTTtaagctgggtacggtggctcacgcctgtcatcccagcactttgggaggccgaggtgggcagatcatgaggtcaggagttcgagactagcctggccaacatggtgacaccctgtcactactaaaaatacaaaacttagccgggcgtggtggcacgtgcctgtaattccagctactcgggaggctgaggaaggagaattgcttgaacccgggaggcggaggttgcagtgaaccgagatggcgctgttgcactccagcctgggtgacagaacaagactccgtcttggggaggaaaaagaaaagtttagggGCAAGAGCCATCTTTGAGGTGGCACAAGGTGGAGGCATCAAGGGTGCCTTCCTGGAGGGGAGGAAAAATCAAATAGGGCTGTACAGGAGAACTGAAAATATCTAGATTTCAGAAAGGTGGAAGTCAAATCAAAGCAAAAAGCTCCACTCATAATAAAATtcattcttggccgggcgcagtggctcaagcctgtaatcctagcactttgggaggccgagacgggcggatcacgaggtcaggagatcgagaccatcctggctaacacggtgaaaccccgtctctactaaaaagtacaaaaaactagccgggcgaggtggcgagcgcctgtagtcccagctactcgggaggctgagccaggagaatggcgtaaacccgggaggcggagcttgcagtgagcagagatccggccactgcactccagcctgggtgagagagcgagactccgtctccaaaaaaataaaaataaaaaaataaaaaataaaaataaaaaaaataaaattcattctttACTGAGTGCATGGCGGGCCAGGCGCTGTTCTGTGTATGTCATGGGTGTGAAACCTTAAATCTTCCCCACAGCCACTGCCTTATGGAGACTGCGTCATCCTtagcttcattttacagaaatcTACAGTGAAGGAAGGCACATCCCAAGGGGACACAGATAGTAagcggcagagctgggattccagacacGCGGCCGGGCCTCTGCAGGAAGAAATCAAATGTGTGGAATGGTCGGGGAGAGGAGATGCTTAGAAGGGATTTTCCTGTATTCTCTTAGCAGTGGGGGTCAGACCTAGGCCCAAGTTCTCACTCATCAAGTCCTCCCCAGTGATGCAAGGATGGAGCTGGGGTAAAACCAGGGAGAATCAGGGCCCTCACGTCGCTGCGTTTATTAAGCATCAGGGTCAGAGctgggcaggaggggaggggaggcaaggTCTTGGTGAGAGTCGTTCTGGAACCAGCCAGTGGGGTGGTAGGTCGGGAGGTGGATGTCACATGTTAGGGTCACTTGGCCTGAATGGTTTTTTGGATCCAGTTCGTGTATCTGCAGACGTTGGTATAGACTCCTGGCTTCTCCTTTGATCCACAGGGGATGTTACCCCACGACACAAGGCCTCGGAGGTGGTCTCCACATACAAGCGGACCCCCAGAATCACCCTgcaggaaagagggagaaagtcAGATACAGATAGAAAcccagagactgagagagagacagagagagagaaagggacagagatactcaaagatggagagaaagactcaaggacagagagacagagagagagacagtaagACACACAAAGGCACAGAGAGAGGATGGTAGATAAAATAAAGGAGACTCAAAGACACGGAGACAGAAACACCAAGATGCAGAGGAACATggagagcaagaaagagaaacaatttaAGAATGGAGATTGAGAGGTGTGGAGAGAGGCAGAGGTGTAGAGgcagatggagagacagagaaaagaagaagatgaagatgaagacaaaggaggagggggaggaaggggaggagagggaggaagggaaagagagggaggaggggaaggagagggaggagggggagggagagggggtcagggagagggaggaggagaaagaggaggaggagaagagggagtggaagaggaaggggaagaaggaggggggaggaggggaaggagagggaggagggggagggggagagggagagggaggaggaggaagaggaggagaagagggagtggaagaggaagaggaagaaggaggaggaggaagaaaagaagatgaataagaggaggaggaagaagaggaggaagaggaggaaggggaggaggaggaagagaaggaggaaggggaggaggaagaggaggagagagagggggaggagaCGATAAGACCCAggtgggagaggcagggaaggcCCAGGGAGAGATATGCCTGGCACTATTCTGTCCAGGGACACCTCTCCACCTTGTGTCTTGAGGACAGTCTTGCCCGCCTGCCCTTTCTTTGCGTCCAAGTTGCTATGTATCGctttccctgtctctgtctctgtttctgcctcagtctccctcttGGTTGTTCTCTGCACATCCCTCAATGCATTAGTCATTCTGGCACAAAGAGGAGAGCCTGGATGGATGACAATGGAGGGAACCCAAGTTAAAGTATTCAGGAGTGAGTCCCCTTTCCCCAACTAGTGTCTCCCTCCTCCACAGCCTGGTCGTTTCTGAGCAGAACTCGTGGGGGCTGTGTTTGAGGAAGGACAGTCCGCTCACACCATCTGCCTCCTTACTGCCTCtctttggttctttttgcttttagttagagtctggctctgtccccaggctggaatgcagtggtgcgatctcagctcattgcagcctccgcctcccgggtttaagtgattctccagcctcagcctctcgagtagctgggactacaggtgtgtgccaccacaattggataattttttttttcttttttttttttttttttttgagacagagtcttgctttgtcacccaggcaggagtgcagtggcgcgatctcggctcactgcaacaacctccgcctctggtttcaagtgattctcctgccacagtctcctgagtagctgggactacaggcacccaccaccacacccagctaatttttgtatttttagtagagatgaagtttcaccatattggccaggatggtctcaatctcttgactggtgattcacccacctcagcctcccaaggtgctgggattacaggcatgagccactgtgcccggcctaatttttgtatttttagtagagatagggtttcaccatgttggtcaggttggtctcgaactcctgaccccaggtgatcctcccacctcggcctcccaaagtgctaggattgcaggcgtgagccaccatgcctgttctCTCTGATTCTTGACCCCTCCACCTCCATCCTTATCTCTGCACTTCCTATCTCTGCCAGCTGTGTCTTTATATCTCTGCATGTCCCCgactgtgtctctgtgtgtctttgggaggctaaggtgggcatatcatgaggtcaggagttcgagaccagcctggccaacatggtgacaccccatctttaCTAAGTCTCTCCTTCTTTTCAGGGCTTGGGTTCTCCCTcagcctgtctctgtctctgtaaaGCTCTCTTTTAACCCGtgtctttctcttcctgtgtctggccatgtttttgtgtctttgtcCTGTGTAACTGGCAAGTCCTGGTCACCTCACCTGGCAGGAATCCTTCCCGTACTTCTCATCCCCAGCACACAACATGTTCTGGGTGATCTGGCCAGGGTAGGCATGCTCACACTCCTCACGGGGCACCAGGTGGATGTATGCACACTGGATGGTGTCAGGGAAATCACCTGTAAGGAGAGAGATGGGCCATACTCAGCCCAGGCCTTGCACtccccacatcctccccagcCATCCCCCAACCCCTATAAGTCCTCCACCCCCTACTGGTCCCTCTTTTCCATTGGTTCTCCTCTTCCTGTTTGTCTCTCATTCTTACAGCCCATTTCCATCATACCTGCCTCCTAATTGGTCCCTCTATCATTCTTCCCTCCCATTGGCTGTCTTCCTCATTAATAGTCTCTTCTCCAGGAGTCCTCATTTCCTattggttttccttttctgttagGCCCCTCCTCCACTTTTCTCTCTT includes:
- the KLK6 gene encoding kallikrein-6 isoform X3, which translates into the protein MLLRLARPAKLSEVIQPLPLERDCSANTTSCHILGWGKTADGDFPDTIQCAYIHLVPREECEHAYPGQITQNMLCAGDEKYGKDSCQGDSGGPLVCGDHLRGLVSWGNIPCGSKEKPGVYTNVCRYTNWIQKTIQAK